Proteins encoded within one genomic window of Pedosphaera parvula Ellin514:
- a CDS encoding PEP/pyruvate-binding domain-containing protein, with translation MNYTLTIDDSLAAKPEFAGGKGSNLAILTQRGFPVPPCFVVSTQAYKDFISSQGDLMQRVNGFSFTIPARLRTESEELRCDLAKIPLPQQLVSEVHAQLAKFPVAQSFSVRSSSTLEDLAGAAFAGQHETFLNCSTPELILEKIKACFLSLWSDRAIAYRHQKHFDHAQAVMAVVVQQMIDCEVAGVGFSINPVTGDLSEMILNANFGLGESVVSGEGEVDQYIIDKSTRALRSAQIACKSRKVISSSSGIREVHLESEEAGKPCLNKTQLEQLAALLLQVEASYRFPQDIEWGFADETLYLMQSRPVTTIPPRWTRDESAERFPNALTPLTWDFVEHGFHRSLSFSFQLMGFPAYHGKWFEMHNHYIYGNQAIVELYCRRTPFSVRNVEELVAAIPAIRQEFRWVQELPSRWLRDLDQHLIRIGAFQSASLKDKSLREVWKHVLAVNEHGAEYFQPNIAISITHSTLHRLLQRLLAMNFDSETANSLFDRLMAFCETKTGIINKELFELASMVRSQPGLEVLLQQCSSQEVIANHTLQRFPEFNDRFQKFLHDHGHREMDFDAYSPTWIEMPWVVLDNIRLALQSPTTQSPTDKERDLKNRMLEAEIELYQKIPRDLHFFFAELIRLARLYTSLDDLEHYQTTRLTPLLRRGLREMGERLVRQGILSDSMDLFFARIEQISHAIDIDNETGWKEFSTLVRQQKAACLQDKACQPEWILGEKKQKETFEGVVLSGLAGSSGQAEGPVFIVLGPEDFARFPKGAVLVARTTNPTWTPLFYTAAAVITESGGPLSHGAVTAREMRIPAVMSVKQSLTHLKSGQHVRVDGTQGKVWLL, from the coding sequence ATGAACTACACTCTCACGATTGATGATTCCCTGGCGGCCAAACCGGAATTCGCCGGCGGTAAAGGTTCCAACCTCGCCATCCTCACCCAACGCGGCTTTCCAGTTCCACCCTGCTTTGTGGTCAGCACACAAGCCTACAAGGATTTTATCTCCAGCCAGGGAGATTTGATGCAGCGAGTAAATGGATTCTCTTTTACCATTCCCGCACGGTTGCGCACGGAAAGCGAAGAGCTGCGTTGCGATCTCGCCAAAATACCGTTGCCTCAGCAATTGGTCAGCGAGGTGCACGCGCAGCTCGCCAAATTCCCTGTGGCACAAAGCTTTTCTGTCCGCTCCTCCTCTACTCTTGAGGATCTGGCTGGAGCAGCGTTCGCCGGACAACATGAAACCTTTCTCAATTGCTCCACGCCGGAGCTGATCCTGGAAAAGATCAAAGCCTGCTTTCTTTCGCTCTGGTCCGACCGCGCCATCGCCTATCGCCACCAAAAACATTTTGACCACGCTCAGGCCGTCATGGCGGTCGTGGTTCAGCAGATGATCGACTGCGAAGTGGCCGGCGTCGGATTCAGTATTAACCCAGTGACCGGGGATTTGAGCGAAATGATTCTGAACGCAAATTTCGGCCTCGGCGAATCGGTTGTCAGCGGCGAAGGGGAGGTCGACCAGTACATCATCGATAAATCCACCCGCGCTCTTCGCTCTGCGCAAATTGCCTGCAAATCGAGAAAGGTCATCAGCTCTTCCAGCGGAATACGGGAAGTGCATCTCGAGTCCGAAGAAGCAGGCAAACCATGCCTGAACAAAACACAACTGGAACAACTGGCTGCACTGCTGCTTCAAGTCGAAGCCAGCTACCGGTTTCCCCAGGATATCGAGTGGGGATTTGCCGATGAAACCTTGTATTTGATGCAATCGCGCCCGGTCACGACCATTCCGCCTCGCTGGACTCGCGATGAATCGGCCGAAAGATTTCCCAACGCCCTCACTCCCCTGACCTGGGATTTCGTCGAGCACGGTTTCCATCGGTCGCTGAGCTTTTCATTTCAGTTGATGGGCTTTCCCGCCTATCACGGCAAGTGGTTTGAAATGCACAATCATTATATTTACGGCAACCAGGCGATTGTTGAACTCTACTGCCGTCGAACACCCTTCTCCGTGCGCAACGTTGAGGAACTCGTCGCCGCCATTCCCGCCATTCGGCAGGAATTTCGCTGGGTTCAGGAACTGCCTTCGCGATGGCTGCGCGATCTGGATCAACATCTCATCCGTATTGGCGCATTCCAATCCGCATCGCTGAAAGATAAAAGTTTGCGTGAGGTGTGGAAACACGTGCTCGCCGTGAACGAACACGGCGCCGAATATTTCCAGCCCAACATCGCCATTTCCATCACTCACAGCACGCTTCATCGACTGCTGCAACGGCTGCTGGCGATGAACTTTGATTCGGAAACGGCCAACTCCCTGTTCGACCGCCTGATGGCTTTCTGCGAAACCAAAACCGGTATTATCAATAAAGAGCTGTTTGAACTTGCCTCCATGGTCCGCTCCCAACCGGGCCTGGAAGTCCTGTTGCAACAATGCAGCTCGCAGGAAGTAATCGCAAATCATACTCTGCAACGATTCCCGGAGTTCAATGATCGTTTTCAGAAGTTCCTTCACGACCACGGGCACCGTGAGATGGATTTCGATGCCTACTCGCCTACCTGGATCGAAATGCCCTGGGTTGTTCTCGATAACATTCGGCTGGCACTCCAGTCACCGACCACTCAATCCCCGACAGACAAGGAACGCGATTTGAAGAATCGCATGTTGGAAGCCGAAATTGAACTCTACCAAAAAATTCCCAGGGACCTGCACTTCTTTTTCGCAGAACTCATTCGCCTTGCCCGTCTGTATACCTCGTTGGATGATTTGGAACATTACCAAACCACCCGGCTCACTCCCTTGTTGCGTCGCGGGTTGCGGGAAATGGGAGAGCGTTTGGTGAGGCAGGGTATTCTTTCCGACTCCATGGACTTGTTCTTTGCGCGAATCGAACAGATCAGCCATGCCATTGATATCGACAATGAGACTGGGTGGAAGGAGTTTTCGACGCTCGTCCGCCAGCAGAAGGCCGCTTGCCTGCAGGATAAAGCCTGCCAGCCCGAATGGATTTTAGGTGAGAAAAAGCAGAAGGAAACTTTTGAAGGCGTTGTTCTCTCTGGGTTGGCCGGCAGTTCCGGCCAGGCAGAGGGACCGGTCTTCATTGTGCTGGGACCGGAAGACTTCGCCCGGTTCCCCAAAGGGGCGGTGCTCGTGGCGCGGACAACCAATCCCACCTGGACGCCGTTGTTTTACACCGCTGCAGCCGTGATCACTGAAAGTGGTGGCCCGCTTTCACATGGGGCAGTGACCGCACGCGAAATGCGCATACCAGCCGTGATGTCAGTCAAGCAATCCCTCACCCACCTTAAGAGCGGTCAGCATGTCCGTGTCGATGGCACACAAGGCAAGGTCTGGTTGCTTTAG
- a CDS encoding phosphatase PAP2 family protein, giving the protein MKLNKNISLLPHELFFGCFLVITWLRLVFATGLSSPSALLYSSVLALNLVVVGFCLRHETPTRWRLRLLFYPVAMNLIYAHMSIAIPQIQPAHMDTLLQRMDDLLLGGSLSLRWQAFVHPVFTELFSFCYLLFFPYLAFSLITYFLGNLDVLKKFFVGLFTIYGLGFLGYSLLPASGPHIAMADRFTIPLTGWCFTKWNAALVVHGSNGVDVFPSLHCAVTAFLLFFDRRHCPKRFKCLLIPCLGLWLSTIYLRYHYTIDVLCGFALAGFALWLANKFPLKSTTTHPAQSAADLPVTALNTKNL; this is encoded by the coding sequence ATGAAGCTGAATAAAAACATCTCACTGCTGCCGCACGAGCTTTTCTTTGGATGCTTCCTCGTCATCACGTGGCTGCGGCTGGTGTTCGCGACTGGTCTATCTAGTCCATCAGCATTGCTTTACTCTTCCGTCCTCGCTCTCAACCTCGTGGTAGTCGGCTTTTGTCTTCGTCATGAAACTCCCACACGCTGGCGGCTTCGGCTTTTGTTCTATCCTGTGGCGATGAACCTCATTTATGCCCACATGAGCATCGCCATACCACAAATCCAACCGGCGCACATGGATACCCTGCTGCAACGAATGGATGATCTTCTCCTGGGCGGCAGTCTCAGCCTCCGTTGGCAAGCTTTTGTGCACCCGGTTTTCACGGAACTCTTCAGTTTCTGTTATCTCCTTTTCTTTCCTTATCTGGCCTTCAGCTTGATTACCTATTTTCTCGGCAATCTCGACGTGTTGAAAAAATTCTTTGTCGGACTTTTTACGATCTACGGCCTTGGCTTCCTCGGTTACTCACTCCTGCCCGCCAGCGGACCGCACATTGCAATGGCAGATCGTTTTACCATTCCACTGACCGGCTGGTGCTTCACCAAATGGAATGCTGCTTTGGTGGTGCATGGGAGTAATGGCGTCGATGTTTTCCCCAGCCTGCATTGTGCGGTCACGGCTTTCCTGCTCTTTTTTGATCGTCGTCATTGTCCCAAGAGATTTAAATGTCTTCTTATTCCCTGCCTGGGCCTTTGGCTATCGACCATTTATCTCCGCTATCATTACACCATCGACGTATTGTGTGGCTTCGCCCTGGCCGGATTCGCTCTCTGGCTCGCCAACAAGTTTCCGCTCAAAAGCACAACAACCCATCCTGCGCAAAGCGCCGCCGATTTACCTGTGACTGCACTCAACACCAAAAACTTATGA
- a CDS encoding 1-acyl-sn-glycerol-3-phosphate acyltransferase, with product MELSSVAGSAARQNEGTKSLSAIWYALLNRWVVRLYFSRIKVIHPERLPQTGPVLYLGLHRNGAVDGFVYRRVLRRPTFLISTQLRKNWFARLFFHGIAVNRLKDEGNRSLNETALKQCLSHLQAGGELFIFPEGTSSLGPSHLPFKSGAIWLLLDYLRAGGPALQVIPLGIHYECPWGFRSRVEVVVGEPISTELPADHSQFEQLRGMKRRVQTALETVGINVCSAEHQEIIQRLAYAASLGTSRSYFKTLKSLEKSKTEAEFTAWNKLKPELTARKLLLHQGVPLFPSGSVALYVLGLLLASPIVSAAILLNLPPFLAGWFAGQRLADDRNVITLWRILVGFPIFVLWIGIVSLVAILFGQPLLLLGYVAFTWAGLKLYPLTKKLTVALHNQMRYPELRAPMLARHKSLLSSLPNEAE from the coding sequence ATGGAATTGAGTTCGGTTGCCGGTTCTGCTGCCCGGCAGAATGAGGGGACTAAGTCCTTGTCCGCCATTTGGTATGCCTTGCTAAACCGTTGGGTTGTCAGGCTGTACTTCTCGCGCATTAAGGTCATTCACCCGGAGCGGTTGCCGCAAACTGGTCCGGTTCTTTATTTGGGTTTACATCGTAATGGTGCTGTAGATGGCTTCGTTTACCGCCGGGTTTTGCGCCGACCGACGTTTCTCATTTCAACCCAACTTCGCAAAAATTGGTTTGCTCGTCTTTTCTTTCATGGCATCGCGGTGAATCGCCTGAAAGATGAAGGCAACCGCAGCCTCAACGAGACTGCTCTCAAACAATGTCTGTCACATTTGCAGGCAGGAGGCGAATTATTCATTTTTCCCGAAGGCACAAGTTCGCTGGGACCGAGCCACCTGCCCTTTAAGAGCGGCGCCATCTGGCTGTTGCTCGATTACCTTCGCGCGGGCGGCCCGGCGCTGCAGGTCATTCCGCTCGGCATTCACTATGAATGTCCCTGGGGTTTTCGCAGCCGGGTTGAGGTCGTCGTCGGCGAGCCAATCTCCACCGAGTTGCCGGCAGACCACAGCCAGTTTGAACAGTTGCGCGGAATGAAACGTCGCGTGCAAACGGCTTTGGAAACAGTCGGGATCAATGTTTGCAGTGCTGAGCATCAGGAGATCATTCAACGCTTGGCATACGCAGCCAGCCTCGGAACTTCTCGATCCTATTTCAAAACCCTCAAGTCTTTGGAAAAATCCAAAACCGAGGCTGAGTTCACGGCTTGGAATAAATTGAAGCCCGAATTAACTGCCAGAAAGCTGCTGCTTCACCAGGGTGTCCCGCTCTTTCCTTCAGGCTCAGTCGCTTTATATGTCTTGGGACTGCTGTTGGCATCGCCAATTGTAAGTGCTGCCATCCTTTTAAATTTGCCACCGTTTCTTGCTGGTTGGTTTGCCGGACAGAGGTTGGCGGATGATCGTAACGTCATCACCCTTTGGCGCATCCTCGTGGGCTTCCCCATTTTTGTGCTCTGGATTGGAATAGTGTCTTTGGTAGCGATCCTGTTCGGGCAACCGCTACTCCTGCTGGGGTATGTTGCGTTCACCTGGGCAGGCCTGAAGTTGTATCCTCTTACGAAGAAGCTAACCGTCGCTCTTCATAACCAGATGCGCTATCCGGAACTTCGCGCTCCCATGCTCGCCCGCCATAAATCGTTACTCAGTTCATTGCCCAATGAAGCTGAATAA
- a CDS encoding MFS transporter has translation MSSEPRPTFAKAMGLLRRGAFSRYMTGEAISMTGTWMQAMAQMWVMTSLTVKAVDLAKIQLASGIPMLLLTMVGGKFADRHNKRTILLITQVVQIILAVAVGFLVAKNQIQIWHILVVAVVLGISNSFEMPAASAMVPELVEKCDIATAVAIDRSVFHATRLIGPSAAGFLIGFWGTSSAFFVNAISFVALIIALLTIPRRAPHSEEEKEKRSGSMKAGFKHVRSDKPTWAMLLLGCIATFFVVPVMIVMMPLYARDILHVEARQLGILMSISSIGSLTGSITLLGVSRSGRRARLALAIIAVTIALMGMAWTHRVWIAAGCLILLSIGASTCIGLANIIVQERAPDHLRGRVSAVAGICLFGLFPIATLLVTSLADWIGMRTTIFATASIYAVGSIAVLAVIGHEFSTPLPETPNAETLQTQPESSPGS, from the coding sequence ATGAGCAGTGAGCCCAGACCTACTTTCGCCAAAGCCATGGGGCTGTTACGCCGGGGAGCGTTCAGCCGCTACATGACGGGCGAAGCTATTTCCATGACCGGCACCTGGATGCAGGCGATGGCCCAAATGTGGGTGATGACATCGCTCACGGTCAAAGCCGTCGATCTGGCCAAAATCCAACTCGCTTCCGGCATACCCATGCTGTTGCTGACGATGGTGGGAGGCAAATTTGCTGATCGCCATAACAAACGCACCATCCTCCTCATCACCCAGGTGGTTCAAATCATTCTCGCCGTCGCCGTCGGTTTCCTCGTCGCTAAAAACCAGATTCAAATCTGGCATATCCTGGTTGTCGCCGTGGTTCTTGGCATTTCCAATTCCTTCGAAATGCCTGCCGCCTCCGCCATGGTCCCGGAACTGGTTGAGAAATGCGACATTGCCACTGCGGTTGCCATTGACCGCTCGGTCTTTCATGCCACACGTTTAATCGGCCCTTCCGCAGCCGGTTTTCTCATCGGTTTCTGGGGCACCTCCTCCGCCTTTTTCGTGAATGCCATCAGCTTTGTAGCCTTGATCATCGCCCTGCTGACCATTCCACGCAGGGCGCCTCATTCAGAGGAAGAAAAGGAAAAACGCTCAGGCAGCATGAAGGCAGGCTTTAAACATGTTCGCTCCGACAAACCAACCTGGGCCATGTTGCTGCTGGGCTGCATTGCCACTTTCTTTGTCGTGCCGGTCATGATCGTAATGATGCCGCTCTATGCTCGGGATATTTTGCATGTCGAAGCCAGACAACTCGGCATTTTGATGTCCATTTCCAGCATCGGCTCGCTCACCGGTTCCATCACGCTACTGGGTGTCTCCCGCAGCGGCAGGCGGGCTCGTCTCGCGCTGGCAATCATCGCCGTCACGATCGCCTTGATGGGAATGGCCTGGACGCATCGCGTTTGGATTGCTGCAGGATGCCTCATTCTCCTTTCCATTGGAGCCTCCACCTGCATCGGTCTGGCGAACATAATAGTGCAGGAGCGCGCGCCGGATCACCTGCGTGGCCGGGTATCTGCCGTCGCTGGTATCTGTCTTTTTGGACTGTTTCCCATTGCTACCTTGCTTGTCACCAGCCTCGCCGATTGGATTGGCATGCGCACAACCATCTTTGCCACCGCCTCCATTTACGCTGTCGGCTCCATTGCCGTTCTCGCCGTCATCGGTCACGAATTCTCCACTCCACTGCCAGAAACACCAAACGCCGAAACATTGCAGACCCAACCTGAAAGTAGTCCAGGAAGTTAG
- a CDS encoding tetratricopeptide repeat protein: protein MIRRCFWQYVLGALFLFAVQAKLLAHGDLHGRIAALTIQINAETNNPQLYLERGELHRLHEEWEGALADFNRAAALDPTSKLAELGRGRALLGAGNPKEALLALEIFLKAFPHHIEARLTYARALSRLNRPAEAAENFSQVIQLTPDPMPDYYLERARMLVLANRLDEALNGLDEGIKRTKAVASLQLPAIDLEIQQKHFDEALSRLDQLSALAPRKEAWAARRGEILELADRTTEARAAYMSGLAWLQDLAPARRQTRMMVELDHRLREGLERSETKEFQLRAEVKK, encoded by the coding sequence ATGATCCGAAGGTGTTTTTGGCAATATGTACTTGGTGCATTGTTCCTTTTTGCTGTGCAGGCAAAGCTTTTGGCGCATGGGGACTTACATGGACGGATCGCAGCGCTAACCATCCAGATAAATGCGGAGACGAATAATCCGCAACTCTATCTCGAGCGCGGGGAGTTGCATCGATTGCATGAGGAATGGGAGGGGGCGCTGGCCGATTTCAACCGGGCTGCAGCACTTGATCCAACCTCAAAACTGGCCGAGTTGGGTCGTGGCAGAGCTCTGCTGGGGGCCGGGAATCCAAAAGAGGCTTTGCTGGCTTTGGAGATTTTTCTTAAGGCCTTTCCGCATCACATTGAAGCCCGCCTGACCTATGCCCGCGCACTCTCGCGCTTGAATCGGCCTGCGGAGGCGGCTGAGAACTTCAGCCAGGTAATCCAACTCACGCCTGATCCCATGCCGGACTATTATCTCGAACGTGCACGCATGTTGGTTTTGGCAAACCGTTTGGACGAAGCATTGAACGGCCTGGATGAAGGCATCAAAAGAACGAAGGCTGTGGCCTCTTTGCAACTGCCGGCAATCGATTTGGAAATTCAGCAAAAGCATTTCGATGAGGCTTTATCCCGACTGGATCAATTGTCAGCCCTGGCTCCCCGAAAGGAAGCCTGGGCGGCGCGACGTGGAGAAATTCTGGAACTGGCCGATCGAACGACGGAGGCGCGAGCGGCTTACATGTCAGGATTAGCATGGCTGCAAGATTTGGCGCCGGCACGACGCCAGACACGCATGATGGTGGAGCTGGACCACCGGTTGCGTGAAGGATTGGAACGGTCGGAAACAAAAGAATTCCAGTTGAGAGCAGAGGTAAAAAAGTGA